A genome region from Planctomycetota bacterium includes the following:
- a CDS encoding PD-(D/E)XK nuclease family protein → MSTPRPERHFLGWTESAAQSVARWLSERSEALAAMVDGVLDFSSVLVVVPGAGARRQVLAALRNAIKGAMIPPEMATPGKFVLSAFQTPAGACVAGPLDRLAALSRALAKEESLRSTLIPAARGTSLAALARPARRLLDVIDRADDAHWSVEAIARLDLLQASPTMREAWEQLAQLRVAMKGELSQMGRANGMELLERSDVIDLAARGWKPRCGALILAGLPDLARNVAFLSRELAGMQCNGAPVQVHALVLAPQSHESGFDDLGVVVESGFTSGPELADSMIEVAEDPADQAAAALARYSMLAGASDTGDTALVLADESMLPTMSRAFAEHGRTVHAGSGLRFSQTEIGKCLERLERAAQSGEPASFVELIRIAAITGAPEDNAIDLVQELDKLRERMKPGSTAALWTRFKFTSGEERKKVAEAIESKLSWCLADLSPEAGTTRPLGERWGQLVQWMPAMFAQSDSAVTARALEEFVKTMRRAQESAAAGEVGTAADALSLALMLCADISVPDSSDATSVDTVGWLETLFEPARKFVLAGVCEGSLPSSPQADGWFNEAIRQRIGLPSRATRFARDAYLLSALAARSGADQLAIIAGRSGSDGDPLKPSRLLLPKDPVANARRILLLTDPLAAPIRHRPVFQWKAGKRSAFAIPPVPQAKAPEVMNATDFSAYIKNPYRYWLEKILQLNAPEPDEMELNAADFGNLLHDAVQGLAEESVVSLDGDVADYEERCLAHLKKKLHEKAAHKYGSSLRPSIQLQVREIERRLAHLVNWHHQQIRLGWSVKVVEWATIVTIDVDGQEQKISMRVDRIDFHPDHGWRIIDYKSSDKGFDFKKKVFNGREWIDLQLPLYKGLVGQCAADEAALAGLAEAAADKIEAGVLSMPASNEPCAWCPLAAPVESGLEAAREVIRCIRAGKFADTGEDQGEKFARVRRALCLPTGESDASDESGEGAAE, encoded by the coding sequence GAAGTTCGTCCTCAGCGCCTTCCAGACGCCGGCGGGCGCATGCGTGGCGGGGCCGCTCGATCGTCTGGCCGCCCTCTCGCGGGCGCTGGCCAAGGAGGAATCCCTGCGCAGCACGTTGATTCCGGCGGCGCGCGGAACGTCGCTGGCGGCGCTGGCCCGGCCGGCTCGGCGTCTGCTCGATGTCATCGACCGCGCTGACGACGCGCACTGGAGCGTCGAGGCGATCGCCAGGCTCGATCTGCTGCAGGCGAGCCCCACCATGCGCGAGGCGTGGGAGCAGTTGGCGCAACTTCGCGTCGCGATGAAGGGCGAGCTGTCCCAGATGGGCCGCGCCAACGGCATGGAATTGCTCGAACGCAGCGACGTGATCGACCTCGCGGCCAGGGGCTGGAAGCCCCGGTGCGGCGCGTTGATCCTGGCGGGACTTCCCGATCTGGCTCGCAATGTCGCATTTCTCTCGCGAGAGCTGGCGGGCATGCAGTGCAATGGCGCGCCGGTGCAGGTGCACGCGCTTGTGCTGGCGCCGCAGAGTCATGAGAGCGGCTTCGATGATCTGGGCGTCGTCGTGGAAAGCGGCTTCACCAGCGGTCCGGAACTTGCGGACTCCATGATCGAGGTGGCGGAGGATCCCGCTGATCAGGCCGCGGCGGCGCTGGCCCGCTATTCGATGCTGGCCGGTGCGAGCGACACGGGGGACACGGCCCTGGTGCTGGCGGATGAGTCGATGCTGCCCACCATGTCGCGGGCGTTCGCCGAGCATGGTCGGACGGTGCATGCCGGAAGCGGGCTGCGGTTTTCCCAGACCGAAATCGGCAAGTGCCTGGAACGTCTGGAGCGGGCCGCGCAGAGCGGCGAACCCGCTTCATTCGTCGAGTTGATCCGCATTGCCGCGATCACCGGCGCGCCGGAGGACAATGCCATCGACCTTGTGCAGGAGCTGGACAAACTTCGCGAGCGGATGAAGCCGGGCTCCACCGCGGCGTTGTGGACGCGGTTCAAGTTCACCTCGGGCGAGGAGCGCAAGAAAGTGGCCGAGGCAATCGAGTCGAAGTTGAGCTGGTGCCTCGCGGACTTGTCTCCCGAGGCTGGGACAACGAGGCCGCTGGGCGAGCGCTGGGGGCAGTTGGTGCAGTGGATGCCCGCGATGTTCGCCCAAAGCGATTCCGCCGTCACCGCCCGTGCGCTGGAGGAATTCGTCAAGACCATGCGGCGGGCGCAGGAAAGCGCGGCGGCCGGCGAAGTGGGCACGGCGGCGGACGCGCTCTCGCTGGCGCTGATGCTCTGCGCGGATATTTCCGTGCCCGACTCGAGCGACGCGACCAGCGTGGACACCGTCGGCTGGCTCGAAACCTTGTTCGAGCCAGCGCGGAAATTCGTGCTGGCCGGCGTCTGCGAGGGCAGCCTGCCCTCCTCGCCCCAAGCCGATGGATGGTTCAACGAGGCCATTCGCCAACGCATCGGCCTGCCCAGCCGCGCCACTCGCTTCGCCCGCGACGCCTATCTGCTCAGCGCGCTGGCGGCGCGGAGCGGCGCGGACCAGCTGGCGATCATCGCGGGGCGATCAGGTTCCGATGGAGATCCGCTGAAACCCAGTCGCCTGCTCCTGCCCAAAGACCCGGTGGCGAACGCGCGGCGCATTCTGCTGCTCACCGATCCGCTGGCGGCGCCGATCCGGCACCGCCCTGTATTCCAATGGAAGGCGGGCAAGCGCAGCGCCTTCGCAATTCCGCCCGTGCCGCAAGCGAAGGCGCCTGAGGTGATGAACGCCACGGACTTCTCCGCCTACATCAAGAATCCCTATCGCTACTGGCTCGAGAAGATCCTGCAATTGAATGCCCCCGAGCCGGACGAAATGGAACTGAACGCCGCCGATTTCGGAAACCTGCTCCATGACGCGGTCCAGGGTCTGGCGGAGGAAAGCGTTGTGTCATTGGACGGCGATGTAGCGGATTACGAGGAGCGATGTCTGGCGCATCTCAAGAAGAAACTGCACGAGAAAGCTGCGCACAAATATGGCTCGTCCCTTCGGCCTTCGATCCAGCTGCAGGTGCGCGAAATCGAAAGGCGTCTCGCACACCTGGTGAACTGGCACCATCAGCAGATTCGGCTGGGCTGGAGCGTCAAAGTGGTCGAGTGGGCGACCATCGTCACGATCGATGTCGACGGTCAGGAACAGAAGATCTCGATGCGCGTTGACCGCATCGACTTTCATCCCGATCATGGCTGGCGCATCATCGATTACAAGTCCAGTGACAAGGGATTTGACTTCAAGAAGAAGGTCTTCAACGGCAGAGAGTGGATCGACCTGCAGTTGCCCCTCTACAAGGGATTGGTCGGTCAGTGTGCGGCGGACGAAGCTGCTCTCGCGGGCCTGGCGGAAGCCGCAGCGGACAAGATCGAAGCCGGCGTGCTTTCGATGCCCGCTTCCAATGAGCCCTGCGCCTGGTGTCCGCTGGCGGCGCCCGTGGAGAGCGGACTGGAAGCGGCACGCGAAGTCATCCGGTGCATCCGCGCCGGAAAGTTTGCCGACACCGGCGAGGATCAAGGCGAGAAATTTGCCCGCGTGCGGCGGGCGCTCTGCCTGCCCACGGGCGAGTCCGATGCGTCGGATGAATCCGGCGAGGGAGCGGCCGAATGA
- a CDS encoding UvrD-helicase domain-containing protein, producing MSVRANDQARIEAADTGSGMSRMVRIVANAGSGKTYELSTRYIEIIAALLQREAQGGEKFNAASVLATTFTRAAAGEIRNRILKRLADAVLGATPKATAAQKKERASLEGDILKRNPELRTAFDPAQILNRLTQEFDRLEIRTIDSVFTRMAQSFGREAGLPLPLQFLSEAETIAASRRALQRVMDASVNVEADAQRLQSVRSGVAASSVERVLLDKVDNGLTAYRDSIAPGTDPESIPPAWSPPSEKTSGKLLDASQLAKAVDDLRRAVDAMSKPRSGYGKMLEDLNPLPRTMNEWREWKKGGPQASVCEDPHAPLYYRTPIPSDCVAAIRMLLGHIAAIEDRAIGGAARGWAEFLQRIDQEWRRMMAEEEKVTFESVTRSLSIAMRDIDKSDIAFRLDARIDHLLLDEFQDTSVGQWLALRLLAQEIASTNDDERFRSLMVVGDPKQSIYGWRAGEPRLLRNFESMIHEGHAEGRIVKRDLFTSWRSAPVILGFVDHLFNRLRTGDANVFADPEEPSTQNFQVACRNWTEGYCNHEAAPKHKDLAGCVQVRALNFIQGNRGQMLIEASAAIAIEQFRRAGGKIRVAIIARRNKDVARLVERIRAISPETPCVARAGGDLQTSPAVVAFLDVLRFSSHPGDTISLFGAATTPLGRALGLDPQWACQDAPPEIRKQRDIARGQAAAAIRRTLAQQGIAGTFSQWLRRLNHIDQQEKAGESIFDSSDRLRLARLIQEATQLEQDSSRTIDDLVESLAALRVQDPPSHEIEVINIHQAKGLEWDAVIYHAGIDAKESSRPTFAVDREQVLEPPKCVVPWITAHPVPERYQSTMEHAEDFRLQEQLSQLYVALTRARQGLWITAAKKKDSFGPTPAGMVCEAILTMTDATTEIKNGFEITTLGNEQWTRPVGDTKEGAQDGAKEIRVAVSAPAAHGAKVRALRSPSFEAASAPAVAPASGSWTARAAQPTRTPGKLLATERGTIAHLVAESVRWSGEWKPDAAPLVAKARALFPQRSPTNITEVVKRTIEQLQCGDIKSMLAKPEGDAALFNERKFVRLFQSGGVQEGIIDRVELIGKPGQWTGARIIDFKTDAFDRDTQDQQAWKQERAAHHAPQLTAYAQVIAEEHGLSMTNISMHLVLLEAQTTSSVSQVALGEE from the coding sequence ATGAGCGTCCGCGCCAACGATCAAGCTCGCATCGAAGCTGCCGATACGGGATCCGGCATGAGTCGCATGGTCCGCATCGTCGCCAACGCCGGAAGCGGCAAGACCTACGAGCTCTCGACGCGTTACATCGAGATCATCGCCGCGCTGCTGCAGCGCGAGGCCCAGGGCGGCGAAAAGTTCAACGCCGCCTCCGTGCTCGCCACCACCTTCACCCGCGCCGCGGCGGGGGAGATCCGCAACCGCATTCTCAAGCGGCTCGCCGACGCGGTGCTGGGCGCCACACCAAAGGCCACCGCGGCCCAGAAAAAGGAGCGCGCGTCGCTGGAAGGCGACATCCTCAAGCGCAATCCGGAGCTTCGCACAGCCTTCGATCCGGCGCAGATCCTCAATCGATTGACCCAGGAATTCGACCGCCTGGAAATCCGCACCATCGACAGCGTCTTCACCCGCATGGCCCAGTCCTTCGGACGCGAGGCGGGCCTGCCGCTGCCCCTGCAATTCCTGAGCGAGGCGGAGACGATCGCGGCGTCGCGGCGGGCGCTGCAGCGGGTGATGGACGCCTCCGTCAATGTGGAGGCGGACGCCCAGCGATTGCAAAGTGTGCGCTCCGGTGTCGCGGCGAGTTCGGTGGAGCGTGTCCTGCTGGACAAGGTGGACAATGGCCTGACCGCCTACCGGGATTCGATCGCACCGGGGACCGATCCTGAATCGATTCCGCCCGCGTGGTCGCCGCCAAGTGAAAAAACTTCCGGAAAGCTGCTCGACGCAAGTCAGCTGGCCAAGGCCGTTGATGATTTACGGCGGGCCGTGGATGCCATGTCAAAACCCCGCAGCGGCTATGGCAAGATGCTGGAAGACTTAAATCCGCTTCCGCGCACAATGAATGAATGGCGCGAATGGAAGAAGGGGGGGCCGCAGGCGAGTGTCTGCGAAGATCCCCATGCACCTCTCTACTATCGCACTCCCATTCCCAGCGATTGCGTCGCCGCCATCCGGATGTTGCTTGGGCACATCGCCGCGATTGAGGACCGCGCCATCGGCGGCGCCGCCCGCGGCTGGGCGGAATTCCTGCAGCGCATCGACCAGGAGTGGCGGCGCATGATGGCCGAGGAGGAGAAGGTGACCTTTGAATCGGTCACCCGCTCGCTCTCGATCGCCATGCGTGACATCGACAAGAGCGACATCGCCTTCCGACTCGACGCCCGCATCGACCACCTGCTGCTGGACGAGTTCCAGGACACCAGCGTGGGGCAGTGGCTGGCGCTGCGGCTGCTGGCCCAGGAGATCGCCTCCACCAACGACGACGAGCGATTCCGCAGCCTGATGGTGGTGGGCGACCCCAAGCAGTCCATCTATGGATGGCGCGCCGGCGAGCCGCGGCTGCTGCGCAACTTTGAATCGATGATCCATGAGGGCCACGCCGAAGGGCGCATCGTGAAGCGCGACCTCTTCACCTCCTGGCGCAGTGCCCCGGTGATCCTTGGATTCGTCGACCACCTATTCAATCGCCTGCGAACGGGCGATGCCAATGTGTTCGCGGATCCTGAGGAGCCGAGCACGCAGAATTTCCAGGTGGCCTGCCGCAATTGGACCGAGGGCTACTGCAATCACGAGGCCGCGCCCAAGCACAAGGATCTTGCCGGGTGCGTGCAGGTCCGGGCGCTGAATTTCATCCAAGGCAATCGCGGGCAGATGCTGATTGAGGCCAGCGCCGCGATCGCGATCGAGCAATTTCGACGAGCCGGCGGCAAGATCAGGGTCGCGATTATCGCGCGGCGCAACAAGGATGTGGCCCGCCTCGTCGAGCGCATCCGCGCCATCTCGCCCGAGACACCCTGCGTGGCCCGCGCGGGGGGCGACCTGCAGACTTCGCCCGCGGTCGTGGCGTTCCTGGACGTGCTGCGCTTCAGCTCCCATCCCGGCGACACGATCAGCCTCTTTGGCGCGGCCACCACGCCGCTGGGGCGCGCGCTGGGACTGGATCCGCAGTGGGCGTGCCAGGATGCGCCGCCCGAAATCCGCAAGCAGCGGGACATCGCGCGCGGTCAGGCCGCCGCCGCGATCCGCCGGACGCTGGCCCAGCAGGGAATTGCCGGCACATTCTCGCAGTGGCTTCGCCGTCTCAATCACATCGACCAGCAGGAGAAGGCCGGGGAATCCATCTTCGACTCGAGCGACCGGCTGCGACTGGCGCGACTCATCCAGGAAGCCACGCAATTGGAGCAGGATTCGTCGCGCACCATCGATGACTTGGTGGAGTCGCTGGCCGCGCTGCGCGTGCAGGATCCGCCGAGCCACGAGATCGAGGTGATCAACATCCACCAGGCCAAGGGTCTGGAATGGGACGCCGTGATCTACCACGCGGGCATCGATGCCAAGGAGTCTTCGCGTCCCACATTCGCCGTTGATCGCGAGCAGGTGCTGGAGCCGCCCAAGTGCGTCGTGCCGTGGATCACTGCGCATCCGGTGCCCGAGCGCTACCAATCCACCATGGAGCACGCGGAGGATTTCCGCCTGCAGGAGCAGCTGAGCCAGCTCTATGTCGCGCTGACGCGGGCCAGGCAGGGTCTGTGGATCACCGCGGCAAAAAAGAAGGATAGTTTCGGTCCAACTCCCGCCGGAATGGTGTGCGAGGCGATCCTGACCATGACGGACGCCACGACGGAAATAAAGAATGGCTTTGAGATCACCACGCTGGGCAACGAGCAATGGACTCGGCCGGTGGGCGACACAAAGGAGGGCGCCCAAGATGGCGCCAAGGAAATTCGGGTCGCAGTGTCGGCGCCGGCGGCGCACGGGGCGAAAGTTCGCGCCCTTCGTTCGCCTTCGTTCGAGGCGGCTTCGGCGCCCGCAGTTGCACCCGCGTCAGGAAGTTGGACCGCGCGAGCGGCGCAACCGACTCGAACGCCGGGGAAATTGCTTGCGACCGAGCGCGGCACCATCGCCCACCTGGTCGCGGAAAGCGTGCGCTGGAGCGGCGAGTGGAAGCCCGATGCTGCGCCACTTGTCGCCAAGGCGCGGGCACTCTTTCCGCAGCGATCGCCGACGAACATCACGGAGGTGGTGAAGCGGACCATCGAACAGTTGCAATGCGGCGACATCAAGTCAATGCTCGCCAAACCCGAGGGCGATGCGGCGCTCTTCAATGAGCGCAAGTTCGTCCGCCTCTTCCAGAGCGGCGGCGTGCAGGAGGGCATCATCGACCGGGTGGAGCTGATTGGAAAACCAGGGCAATGGACGGGCGCCCGGATCATCGACTTCAAGACTGACGCATTCGACCGCGACACGCAAGACCAGCAGGCGTGGAAGCAGGAGCGGGCGGCGCACCACGCACCGCAATTGACCGCCTATGCGCAGGTCATCGCCGAGGAACATGGCCTCTCCATGACGAATATTTCGATGCATCTGGTGCTTCTGGAGGCACAAACCACTTCCTCTGTGTCACAAGTCGCTCTTGGCGAGGAGTAA
- a CDS encoding FkbM family methyltransferase, whose amino-acid sequence MRRHRRAAQLVCVHQYHAPVTSAADPISFSPLFKPTTPIGILDIGASHVGTDPPYKELLTSGLGRLIGFEPNEAACEKLRQMFGPPHQFFPYFIGDGKAATYYETNWVATGSLFRPNTKLLEKFNMLHELTTPVAEHPVQTTRLDDVQGIGDVDFIKLDIQGSELSVLQNAQRVLKDATVVQVEVEFVPMYENQPLFADVDIFMRSQGFAFHAFPMFGSRCFKPLVVDANPMQGLNQCLWSDATYVRDWMKLDELSPDKLGKFAVLCADIIKSPDLCLHILTHLDARSGSTYCGSYLRKLQGK is encoded by the coding sequence ATGCGCCGTCATCGTCGCGCGGCGCAGCTCGTCTGCGTGCACCAGTACCATGCGCCGGTGACATCAGCCGCGGATCCCATTTCGTTCTCGCCACTCTTCAAGCCGACGACTCCGATCGGCATTCTTGACATCGGCGCCAGCCATGTCGGGACGGATCCGCCCTACAAGGAATTGCTCACCAGTGGTCTGGGACGGCTCATCGGCTTCGAGCCCAATGAAGCCGCGTGCGAAAAGCTCCGCCAGATGTTCGGCCCCCCGCACCAGTTCTTCCCCTACTTCATCGGCGACGGGAAAGCCGCCACCTACTACGAGACCAACTGGGTCGCAACCGGCTCGCTCTTCCGGCCCAACACCAAGCTGCTGGAGAAATTCAACATGCTCCACGAGCTCACGACCCCCGTCGCGGAGCATCCTGTGCAGACCACGCGCCTGGACGATGTGCAGGGCATCGGCGATGTCGACTTCATCAAACTCGACATCCAGGGCTCCGAGCTGAGCGTTTTGCAAAACGCCCAGCGCGTGCTCAAGGACGCCACCGTGGTTCAGGTCGAGGTGGAGTTCGTTCCGATGTACGAGAATCAGCCGCTCTTCGCCGATGTCGACATCTTTATGCGCAGCCAGGGATTCGCCTTCCACGCGTTTCCGATGTTCGGCAGCCGCTGCTTCAAGCCGTTGGTGGTCGACGCGAATCCCATGCAGGGGCTGAATCAATGCCTCTGGTCCGACGCGACCTATGTGCGCGATTGGATGAAACTGGATGAGCTGAGCCCGGACAAGCTCGGCAAGTTCGCGGTGCTCTGCGCCGACATCATCAAGTCGCCCGATCTGTGTCTGCACATCCTCACGCATCTGGACGCGCGCAGCGGCTCCACCTATTGCGGCAGCTATCTGAGGAAATTGCAGGGCAAGTAG